The Xiphophorus maculatus strain JP 163 A chromosome 23, X_maculatus-5.0-male, whole genome shotgun sequence genome contains a region encoding:
- the tmco6 gene encoding transmembrane and coiled-coil domain-containing protein 6 isoform X1, translating into MLNSFFAACGMWRLNKVRHKAGGHANNLEELRTKRREKERALRQARRDRQLVSKRLLRNEDEEQDTMEVTPGEQDVVTLFQKLHHGGTEKEAFLRPLSKALRNPSAQLTFIKLENSMHLLVGLLTGSDARCRLQAVRCLHELSHSTHTSVASACLPATPYLLTYLSGQSTKFTELCLYTLGNICPDSETVKERLLAQGIIPALAGCIQNHRHNLAVVEAAGFALFQLLQSKDAAQKVIPTVLASSLPSQLLSVLTPDPDFGLAPAIECAWCLHSLTSSSSEDHRELLAQGALRQCGSLLVSLGGAVADGNTDQGVELLVCPLLRCVGNLLSSCPAETLHSQLGGVDLVAPLCELVVALIHTLPALARETAWVLNNLTAHSTESCSALLTLNLVPRLLELLPFSQGINTMVLRVLANVAHKKKEFCIQLAELGLLSAITATLKMADQDIVTLSLEVLFMMIVSSPQTAEQFVSQGGLSVLEAIQYNSDGEMENVTGSPDPIPGQLKEKERL; encoded by the exons ATGCTAAATAGTTTTTTTGCTGCCTGTGGAATGTGGAGATTAAATAAAGTTCGCCATAAAGCTGGTGGGCATGCTAACAACCTGGAGGAGCTCAGGAcgaagaggagagaaaaagaaagag CCCTGAGGCAAGCCCGCAGAGACAGACAACTTGTGAGCAAGAGGCTCCTTCGTAATGAAGATGAAGAACAGGACACCATGGAGGTTACACCTGGGGAACAG GATGTAGTCACCTTGTTCCAAAAACTTCACCATGGCGGCACAGAAAAAGAGGCCTTCTTAAGACCCTTGAGTAAAGCTCTGCGTAACCCATCAGCTCAACTCACCTTCATTAA GCTGGAGAACAGCATGCACCTGCTGGTCGGCCTCCTCACCGGCTCTGACGCTCGCTGCCGTCTGCAGGCTGTTCGCTGTCTTCATGAGCTCTCTCACTCCACCCACACCAGCGTTGCGTCCGCCTGTCTGCCCGCTACCCCCTATCTGCTCACATACCTATCAGGCCAGAGCACCAAGTTCACA GAGCTGTGTCTGTACACACTGGGGAATATATGCCCGGACAGCGAGACGGTAAAAGAGAGGCTTCTGGCCCAGGGAATCATCCCAGCACTGGCCGGCTGTATACAG AACCACAGACATAACCTGGCAGTGGTGGAAGCTGCAGGCTTCGCCCTCTTTCAGCTTCTGCAGAGCAAAGATGCAGCGCAGAAAGTTATCCC GACAGTCCTGGCCTCCAGCTTACCTTCACAGCTGCTATCAGTTCTGACTCCTGACCCTGATTTTGGTCTGGCTCCAGCTATAGAGTGTGCATGGTGTCTGCACTCCCTCACATCCAG CAGCTCTGAGGATCACAGAGAGCTGTTGGCGCAAGGGGCCTTGAGGCAGTGTGGTTCCTTGTTGGTGTCACTAGGTGGTGCTGTGGCTGATGGAAACACTGACCAAGGCGTGGAGCTG CTTGTGTGTCCCCTGCTGAGGTGCGTTGGAAACCTCTTGTCGTCCTGCCCTGCAGAAACTCTCCACTCTCAGCTGGGTGGTGTTGATCTGGTGGCGCCGCTGTGTGAACTTGTTGTTGCCCTTATTCACACTCTGCCGGCCCTCGCCAGAGAGACAGCCTGGGTCCTCAACAACCTCACAG CCCACTCCACAGAATCTTGTTCTGCTCTCTTAACTTTAAACTTGGTGCCGAGACTGTTGGagcttcttcctttttctcaaGGCATTAATACTATG GTTCTAAGGGTTTTAGCAAACGTTGCCCACAAGAAAAAGGAGTTCTGCATCCAGCTGGCGGAGCTTGGACTGCTGTCTGCCATCACTGCTACTTTAAAAATGGCCGACCAAGACATAGTGACTCTGAGTCTGGAGGTCCTGTTCATGATGATCGTTAGCTCTCCGCAG ACAGCAGAGCAGTTTGTCAGCCAAGGTGGACTTTCAGTTTTAGAAGCCATTCAGTACAACAGCGATGGAGAG ATGGAAAACGTTACTGGTTCACCCGACCCAATCCCAGGACaactaaaagaaaaggaaagacttTAA
- the LOC111607016 gene encoding membrane-spanning 4-domains subfamily A member 4D-like produces the protein MLEEYVQDRFNKFLLSFSCSTTQLCSSLAMEETESTMVEKPTGESENQKLDETLLLSSKPLHRFVQKQPRSFGIVILMFGCAEIVMGCAMAGTTMETSFKMYIPFWQGTLFITCGALSIYTELHPSKKMVTVSLAMYVVSLLGIIITIVRRISLIGFYTWHLRIYFHSAMLFLWVEGILFASSLLVSAFLIFLSAIAGYALRSTRKQITVQRFVIDPQSEENTN, from the exons ATGCTGGAAGAGTATGTACAAGACCGGTTCAACAAATTCTTGCTCTCTTTCAGCTGCAGTACAACACAATTGTGTAGCAGCTTGGCAATGGAGGAAACCGAGTCAACTATGGTAGAGAAACCAACAGGAGAAAGTGAGAATCAGAAGTTAGATGAGACCCTGCTGTTGTCCAGCAAACCTCTGCACCGTTTTGTCCAAAAACAACCCAGAAGCTTTGGG ATTGTGATTCTGATGTTTGGTTGTGCTGAGATTGTGATGGGATGTGCAATGGCTGGTACTACCATGGAAACCTCATTCAAAATGTATATTCCCTTCTGGCAAGGAACTCTG TTCATTACATGTGGAGCCCTATCTATCTACACTGAGTTACATCCATCCAAGAAGATG GTGACCGTATCCCTGGCCATGTATGTGGTCTCTCTGTTGGGCATTATTATCACCATTGTACGAAGGATAAGCTTAATCGGTTTCTACACGTGGCATCTTCGGATTTACTTCCACAGTGCT aTGCTATTTCTTTGGGTGGAAGGAATCTTGTTTGCATCTTCCCTGCTTGTATCAGCATTTCTTATCTTCTTGAGCGCCATCGCAGGTTATGCATTAAGATCTACGAGAAAGCAG ATTACTGTCCAGCGCTTTGTGATTGATCCTCAGagtgaagaaaacacaaactag
- the tmco6 gene encoding transmembrane and coiled-coil domain-containing protein 6 isoform X4, translating to MLNSFFAACGMWRLNKVRHKAGGHANNLEELRTKRREKERALRQARRDRQLVSKRLLRNEDEEQDTMEVTPGEQDVVTLFQKLHHGGTEKEAFLRPLSKALRNPSAQLTFIKLENSMHLLVGLLTGSDARCRLQAVRCLHELSHSTHTSVASACLPATPYLLTYLSGQSTKFTELCLYTLGNICPDSETVKERLLAQGIIPALAGCIQNHRHNLAVVEAAGFALFQLLQSKDAAQKVIPTVLASSLPSQLLSVLTPDPDFGLAPAIECAWCLHSLTSSSSEDHRELLAQGALRQCGSLLVSLGGAVADGNTDQGVELLVCPLLRCVGNLLSSCPAETLHSQLGGVDLVAPLCELVVALIHTLPALARETAWVLNNLTAHSTESCSALLTLNLVPRLLELLPFSQGINTMVLRVLANVAHKKKEFCIQLAELGLLSAITATLKMADQDIVTLSLEVLFMMIVSSPQTAEQFVSQGGLSVLEAIQYNSDGEVRRRATYLLEQHILREK from the exons ATGCTAAATAGTTTTTTTGCTGCCTGTGGAATGTGGAGATTAAATAAAGTTCGCCATAAAGCTGGTGGGCATGCTAACAACCTGGAGGAGCTCAGGAcgaagaggagagaaaaagaaagag CCCTGAGGCAAGCCCGCAGAGACAGACAACTTGTGAGCAAGAGGCTCCTTCGTAATGAAGATGAAGAACAGGACACCATGGAGGTTACACCTGGGGAACAG GATGTAGTCACCTTGTTCCAAAAACTTCACCATGGCGGCACAGAAAAAGAGGCCTTCTTAAGACCCTTGAGTAAAGCTCTGCGTAACCCATCAGCTCAACTCACCTTCATTAA GCTGGAGAACAGCATGCACCTGCTGGTCGGCCTCCTCACCGGCTCTGACGCTCGCTGCCGTCTGCAGGCTGTTCGCTGTCTTCATGAGCTCTCTCACTCCACCCACACCAGCGTTGCGTCCGCCTGTCTGCCCGCTACCCCCTATCTGCTCACATACCTATCAGGCCAGAGCACCAAGTTCACA GAGCTGTGTCTGTACACACTGGGGAATATATGCCCGGACAGCGAGACGGTAAAAGAGAGGCTTCTGGCCCAGGGAATCATCCCAGCACTGGCCGGCTGTATACAG AACCACAGACATAACCTGGCAGTGGTGGAAGCTGCAGGCTTCGCCCTCTTTCAGCTTCTGCAGAGCAAAGATGCAGCGCAGAAAGTTATCCC GACAGTCCTGGCCTCCAGCTTACCTTCACAGCTGCTATCAGTTCTGACTCCTGACCCTGATTTTGGTCTGGCTCCAGCTATAGAGTGTGCATGGTGTCTGCACTCCCTCACATCCAG CAGCTCTGAGGATCACAGAGAGCTGTTGGCGCAAGGGGCCTTGAGGCAGTGTGGTTCCTTGTTGGTGTCACTAGGTGGTGCTGTGGCTGATGGAAACACTGACCAAGGCGTGGAGCTG CTTGTGTGTCCCCTGCTGAGGTGCGTTGGAAACCTCTTGTCGTCCTGCCCTGCAGAAACTCTCCACTCTCAGCTGGGTGGTGTTGATCTGGTGGCGCCGCTGTGTGAACTTGTTGTTGCCCTTATTCACACTCTGCCGGCCCTCGCCAGAGAGACAGCCTGGGTCCTCAACAACCTCACAG CCCACTCCACAGAATCTTGTTCTGCTCTCTTAACTTTAAACTTGGTGCCGAGACTGTTGGagcttcttcctttttctcaaGGCATTAATACTATG GTTCTAAGGGTTTTAGCAAACGTTGCCCACAAGAAAAAGGAGTTCTGCATCCAGCTGGCGGAGCTTGGACTGCTGTCTGCCATCACTGCTACTTTAAAAATGGCCGACCAAGACATAGTGACTCTGAGTCTGGAGGTCCTGTTCATGATGATCGTTAGCTCTCCGCAG ACAGCAGAGCAGTTTGTCAGCCAAGGTGGACTTTCAGTTTTAGAAGCCATTCAGTACAACAGCGATGGAGAGGTGAGGCGAAGGGCAACATACCTCCTGGAGCAGCACATACTCAGGGAAAAATAG
- the tmco6 gene encoding transmembrane and coiled-coil domain-containing protein 6 isoform X3 yields MLNSFFAACGMWRLNKVRHKAGGHANNLEELRTKRREKERALRQARRDRQLVSKRLLRNEDEEQDTMEVTPGEQDVVTLFQKLHHGGTEKEAFLRPLSKALRNPSAQLTFIKLENSMHLLVGLLTGSDARCRLQAVRCLHELSHSTHTSVASACLPATPYLLTYLSGQSTKFTELCLYTLGNICPDSETVKERLLAQGIIPALAGCIQNHRHNLAVVEAAGFALFQLLQSKDAAQKVIPTVLASSLPSQLLSVLTPDPDFGLAPAIECAWCLHSLTSSSSEDHRELLAQGALRQCGSLLVSLGGAVADGNTDQGVELLVCPLLRCVGNLLSSCPAETLHSQLGGVDLVAPLCELVVALIHTLPALARETAWVLNNLTAHSTESCSALLTLNLVPRLLELLPFSQGINTMVLRVLANVAHKKKEFCIQLAELGLLSAITATLKMADQDIVTLSLEVLFMMIVSSPQTAEQFVSQGGLSVLEAIQYNSDGEVRRRATYLLEQHILREK; encoded by the exons ATGCTAAATAGTTTTTTTGCTGCCTGTGGAATGTGGAGATTAAATAAAGTTCGCCATAAAGCTGGTGGGCATGCTAACAACCTGGAGGAGCTCAGGAcgaagaggagagaaaaagaaagag CCCTGAGGCAAGCCCGCAGAGACAGACAACTTGTGAGCAAGAGGCTCCTTCGTAATGAAGATGAAGAACAGGACACCATGGAGGTTACACCTGGGGAACAG GATGTAGTCACCTTGTTCCAAAAACTTCACCATGGCGGCACAGAAAAAGAGGCCTTCTTAAGACCCTTGAGTAAAGCTCTGCGTAACCCATCAGCTCAACTCACCTTCATTAA GCTGGAGAACAGCATGCACCTGCTGGTCGGCCTCCTCACCGGCTCTGACGCTCGCTGCCGTCTGCAGGCTGTTCGCTGTCTTCATGAGCTCTCTCACTCCACCCACACCAGCGTTGCGTCCGCCTGTCTGCCCGCTACCCCCTATCTGCTCACATACCTATCAGGCCAGAGCACCAAGTTCACA GAGCTGTGTCTGTACACACTGGGGAATATATGCCCGGACAGCGAGACGGTAAAAGAGAGGCTTCTGGCCCAGGGAATCATCCCAGCACTGGCCGGCTGTATACAG AACCACAGACATAACCTGGCAGTGGTGGAAGCTGCAGGCTTCGCCCTCTTTCAGCTTCTGCAGAGCAAAGATGCAGCGCAGAAAGTTATCCC GACAGTCCTGGCCTCCAGCTTACCTTCACAGCTGCTATCAGTTCTGACTCCTGACCCTGATTTTGGTCTGGCTCCAGCTATAGAGTGTGCATGGTGTCTGCACTCCCTCACATCCAG CAGCTCTGAGGATCACAGAGAGCTGTTGGCGCAAGGGGCCTTGAGGCAGTGTGGTTCCTTGTTGGTGTCACTAGGTGGTGCTGTGGCTGATGGAAACACTGACCAAGGCGTGGAGCTG CTTGTGTGTCCCCTGCTGAGGTGCGTTGGAAACCTCTTGTCGTCCTGCCCTGCAGAAACTCTCCACTCTCAGCTGGGTGGTGTTGATCTGGTGGCGCCGCTGTGTGAACTTGTTGTTGCCCTTATTCACACTCTGCCGGCCCTCGCCAGAGAGACAGCCTGGGTCCTCAACAACCTCACAG CCCACTCCACAGAATCTTGTTCTGCTCTCTTAACTTTAAACTTGGTGCCGAGACTGTTGGagcttcttcctttttctcaaGGCATTAATACTATG GTTCTAAGGGTTTTAGCAAACGTTGCCCACAAGAAAAAGGAGTTCTGCATCCAGCTGGCGGAGCTTGGACTGCTGTCTGCCATCACTGCTACTTTAAAAATGGCCGACCAAGACATAGTGACTCTGAGTCTGGAGGTCCTGTTCATGATGATCGTTAGCTCTCCGCAG ACAGCAGAGCAGTTTGTCAGCCAAGGTGGACTTTCAGTTTTAGAAGCCATTCAGTACAACAGCGATGGAGAGGTGAGGCGAAGGGCAACATACCTCCTGGAGCAGCACATACTCAGGGAAAAATA A
- the tmco6 gene encoding transmembrane and coiled-coil domain-containing protein 6 isoform X5 — MLNSFFAACGMWRLNKVRHKAGGHANNLEELRTKRREKERALRQARRDRQLVSKRLLRNEDEEQDTMEVTPGEQDVVTLFQKLHHGGTEKEAFLRPLSKALRNPSAQLTFIKLENSMHLLVGLLTGSDARCRLQAVRCLHELSHSTHTSVASACLPATPYLLTYLSGQSTKFTELCLYTLGNICPDSETVKERLLAQGIIPALAGCIQNHRHNLAVVEAAGFALFQLLQSKDAAQKVIPTVLASSLPSQLLSVLTPDPDFGLAPAIECAWCLHSLTSSSEDHRELLAQGALRQCGSLLVSLGGAVADGNTDQGVELLVCPLLRCVGNLLSSCPAETLHSQLGGVDLVAPLCELVVALIHTLPALARETAWVLNNLTAHSTESCSALLTLNLVPRLLELLPFSQGINTMVLRVLANVAHKKKEFCIQLAELGLLSAITATLKMADQDIVTLSLEVLFMMIVSSPQTAEQFVSQGGLSVLEAIQYNSDGEVRRRATYLLEQHILREK, encoded by the exons ATGCTAAATAGTTTTTTTGCTGCCTGTGGAATGTGGAGATTAAATAAAGTTCGCCATAAAGCTGGTGGGCATGCTAACAACCTGGAGGAGCTCAGGAcgaagaggagagaaaaagaaagag CCCTGAGGCAAGCCCGCAGAGACAGACAACTTGTGAGCAAGAGGCTCCTTCGTAATGAAGATGAAGAACAGGACACCATGGAGGTTACACCTGGGGAACAG GATGTAGTCACCTTGTTCCAAAAACTTCACCATGGCGGCACAGAAAAAGAGGCCTTCTTAAGACCCTTGAGTAAAGCTCTGCGTAACCCATCAGCTCAACTCACCTTCATTAA GCTGGAGAACAGCATGCACCTGCTGGTCGGCCTCCTCACCGGCTCTGACGCTCGCTGCCGTCTGCAGGCTGTTCGCTGTCTTCATGAGCTCTCTCACTCCACCCACACCAGCGTTGCGTCCGCCTGTCTGCCCGCTACCCCCTATCTGCTCACATACCTATCAGGCCAGAGCACCAAGTTCACA GAGCTGTGTCTGTACACACTGGGGAATATATGCCCGGACAGCGAGACGGTAAAAGAGAGGCTTCTGGCCCAGGGAATCATCCCAGCACTGGCCGGCTGTATACAG AACCACAGACATAACCTGGCAGTGGTGGAAGCTGCAGGCTTCGCCCTCTTTCAGCTTCTGCAGAGCAAAGATGCAGCGCAGAAAGTTATCCC GACAGTCCTGGCCTCCAGCTTACCTTCACAGCTGCTATCAGTTCTGACTCCTGACCCTGATTTTGGTCTGGCTCCAGCTATAGAGTGTGCATGGTGTCTGCACTCCCTCACATCCAG CTCTGAGGATCACAGAGAGCTGTTGGCGCAAGGGGCCTTGAGGCAGTGTGGTTCCTTGTTGGTGTCACTAGGTGGTGCTGTGGCTGATGGAAACACTGACCAAGGCGTGGAGCTG CTTGTGTGTCCCCTGCTGAGGTGCGTTGGAAACCTCTTGTCGTCCTGCCCTGCAGAAACTCTCCACTCTCAGCTGGGTGGTGTTGATCTGGTGGCGCCGCTGTGTGAACTTGTTGTTGCCCTTATTCACACTCTGCCGGCCCTCGCCAGAGAGACAGCCTGGGTCCTCAACAACCTCACAG CCCACTCCACAGAATCTTGTTCTGCTCTCTTAACTTTAAACTTGGTGCCGAGACTGTTGGagcttcttcctttttctcaaGGCATTAATACTATG GTTCTAAGGGTTTTAGCAAACGTTGCCCACAAGAAAAAGGAGTTCTGCATCCAGCTGGCGGAGCTTGGACTGCTGTCTGCCATCACTGCTACTTTAAAAATGGCCGACCAAGACATAGTGACTCTGAGTCTGGAGGTCCTGTTCATGATGATCGTTAGCTCTCCGCAG ACAGCAGAGCAGTTTGTCAGCCAAGGTGGACTTTCAGTTTTAGAAGCCATTCAGTACAACAGCGATGGAGAGGTGAGGCGAAGGGCAACATACCTCCTGGAGCAGCACATACTCAGGGAAAAATA A
- the tmco6 gene encoding transmembrane and coiled-coil domain-containing protein 6 isoform X2 — MLNSFFAACGMWRLNKVRHKAGGHANNLEELRTKRREKERALRQARRDRQLVSKRLLRNEDEEQDTMEVTPGEQDVVTLFQKLHHGGTEKEAFLRPLSKALRNPSAQLTFIKLENSMHLLVGLLTGSDARCRLQAVRCLHELSHSTHTSVASACLPATPYLLTYLSGQSTKFTELCLYTLGNICPDSETVKERLLAQGIIPALAGCIQNHRHNLAVVEAAGFALFQLLQSKDAAQKVIPTVLASSLPSQLLSVLTPDPDFGLAPAIECAWCLHSLTSSSEDHRELLAQGALRQCGSLLVSLGGAVADGNTDQGVELLVCPLLRCVGNLLSSCPAETLHSQLGGVDLVAPLCELVVALIHTLPALARETAWVLNNLTAHSTESCSALLTLNLVPRLLELLPFSQGINTMVLRVLANVAHKKKEFCIQLAELGLLSAITATLKMADQDIVTLSLEVLFMMIVSSPQTAEQFVSQGGLSVLEAIQYNSDGEMENVTGSPDPIPGQLKEKERL; from the exons ATGCTAAATAGTTTTTTTGCTGCCTGTGGAATGTGGAGATTAAATAAAGTTCGCCATAAAGCTGGTGGGCATGCTAACAACCTGGAGGAGCTCAGGAcgaagaggagagaaaaagaaagag CCCTGAGGCAAGCCCGCAGAGACAGACAACTTGTGAGCAAGAGGCTCCTTCGTAATGAAGATGAAGAACAGGACACCATGGAGGTTACACCTGGGGAACAG GATGTAGTCACCTTGTTCCAAAAACTTCACCATGGCGGCACAGAAAAAGAGGCCTTCTTAAGACCCTTGAGTAAAGCTCTGCGTAACCCATCAGCTCAACTCACCTTCATTAA GCTGGAGAACAGCATGCACCTGCTGGTCGGCCTCCTCACCGGCTCTGACGCTCGCTGCCGTCTGCAGGCTGTTCGCTGTCTTCATGAGCTCTCTCACTCCACCCACACCAGCGTTGCGTCCGCCTGTCTGCCCGCTACCCCCTATCTGCTCACATACCTATCAGGCCAGAGCACCAAGTTCACA GAGCTGTGTCTGTACACACTGGGGAATATATGCCCGGACAGCGAGACGGTAAAAGAGAGGCTTCTGGCCCAGGGAATCATCCCAGCACTGGCCGGCTGTATACAG AACCACAGACATAACCTGGCAGTGGTGGAAGCTGCAGGCTTCGCCCTCTTTCAGCTTCTGCAGAGCAAAGATGCAGCGCAGAAAGTTATCCC GACAGTCCTGGCCTCCAGCTTACCTTCACAGCTGCTATCAGTTCTGACTCCTGACCCTGATTTTGGTCTGGCTCCAGCTATAGAGTGTGCATGGTGTCTGCACTCCCTCACATCCAG CTCTGAGGATCACAGAGAGCTGTTGGCGCAAGGGGCCTTGAGGCAGTGTGGTTCCTTGTTGGTGTCACTAGGTGGTGCTGTGGCTGATGGAAACACTGACCAAGGCGTGGAGCTG CTTGTGTGTCCCCTGCTGAGGTGCGTTGGAAACCTCTTGTCGTCCTGCCCTGCAGAAACTCTCCACTCTCAGCTGGGTGGTGTTGATCTGGTGGCGCCGCTGTGTGAACTTGTTGTTGCCCTTATTCACACTCTGCCGGCCCTCGCCAGAGAGACAGCCTGGGTCCTCAACAACCTCACAG CCCACTCCACAGAATCTTGTTCTGCTCTCTTAACTTTAAACTTGGTGCCGAGACTGTTGGagcttcttcctttttctcaaGGCATTAATACTATG GTTCTAAGGGTTTTAGCAAACGTTGCCCACAAGAAAAAGGAGTTCTGCATCCAGCTGGCGGAGCTTGGACTGCTGTCTGCCATCACTGCTACTTTAAAAATGGCCGACCAAGACATAGTGACTCTGAGTCTGGAGGTCCTGTTCATGATGATCGTTAGCTCTCCGCAG ACAGCAGAGCAGTTTGTCAGCCAAGGTGGACTTTCAGTTTTAGAAGCCATTCAGTACAACAGCGATGGAGAG ATGGAAAACGTTACTGGTTCACCCGACCCAATCCCAGGACaactaaaagaaaaggaaagacttTAA